The following are encoded together in the Streptomyces rapamycinicus NRRL 5491 genome:
- a CDS encoding protein kinase family protein, which translates to MAERSTAAVDVADSGGEEPLTAEAGKATADGAGTKQKVGKGTEAAAADDTGAAAEANPLELHSGHKLARRYRLEECVTRLDGFSSWRAVDEKLRRAVGVHVVPADHPRARSVLAAARSAALLGDPRFVQVLDAVEENDLVYVVHEWLPDATELTAVLAAGPLEPHDAYQLVSQVSQAMAAAHREGLAHLRLNPGSVLRTESGQYRIRGLAVMAALRGISVDHPQRTDTEAIGALLYAALTQRWPYEADAYGLSGLPKGVGLIAPDQVRAGVHRGLSELAMRALVNDGATASRQDQPCTTPEELAKAVAAMPRIRPPEPAFTPSPAYQRTTYQQGVYGQQPNRGGTAHAARPAAPMPPPPPLQSRTGKALKWTVSALLIAALGLGSWQLADTLLKEENKSSPGKSTGEKDDGKGLKPVAKPLSIESATEFSPLDAPFAPDKVDGAVDGDTNTAWVTKLFYGYPNFGNLPNRKQGSGIIVDLGSAKRVSSLDIDFYAAGQKVEVLAADPSASDPTSLSAFSKRLTDLKSVGKKLSTVLDKPVRTRYVLVHITELPASTPDRYRGGISEIKVKG; encoded by the coding sequence GTGGCGGAACGGAGCACGGCTGCCGTCGACGTGGCCGACAGCGGTGGAGAGGAGCCGCTGACCGCCGAGGCGGGTAAGGCCACGGCCGACGGGGCGGGGACGAAACAGAAGGTCGGCAAGGGTACAGAGGCCGCGGCCGCCGACGATACGGGCGCCGCGGCCGAAGCGAACCCGCTCGAACTGCACAGCGGTCATAAGTTGGCCAGACGCTATCGTCTGGAGGAGTGCGTCACCCGTCTGGACGGATTCAGCAGTTGGCGTGCCGTGGACGAGAAACTGCGGCGTGCCGTCGGGGTGCATGTCGTGCCCGCGGACCATCCGCGCGCCAGGTCGGTGCTCGCCGCCGCCCGTTCGGCGGCCCTGCTGGGCGATCCCCGCTTCGTCCAGGTCCTCGACGCCGTCGAGGAGAACGATCTTGTCTATGTTGTCCATGAGTGGCTTCCCGACGCCACCGAGCTCACCGCCGTGCTGGCCGCCGGGCCGCTCGAACCGCACGACGCGTACCAACTGGTCAGCCAGGTCTCCCAGGCCATGGCCGCCGCCCACCGCGAGGGCCTGGCCCATCTGCGGCTGAACCCCGGCTCCGTGCTGCGCACCGAGTCCGGCCAGTACCGCATCCGCGGGCTGGCCGTCATGGCCGCCCTGCGCGGTATCAGCGTCGACCACCCCCAGCGCACCGACACCGAGGCAATCGGCGCGCTGCTGTACGCGGCGCTCACTCAGCGCTGGCCGTACGAGGCCGACGCCTACGGCCTCTCCGGGCTGCCCAAGGGCGTGGGCCTGATCGCCCCCGACCAGGTCCGTGCCGGAGTGCACCGCGGTCTGTCCGAGCTCGCGATGCGCGCGCTGGTCAACGACGGGGCCACCGCCTCCCGTCAGGACCAGCCCTGCACCACCCCCGAGGAGCTGGCCAAGGCCGTCGCGGCCATGCCGCGCATCCGGCCGCCGGAGCCCGCCTTCACCCCCTCCCCGGCGTACCAGCGCACGACGTACCAACAGGGTGTGTACGGCCAGCAGCCGAACCGAGGCGGCACCGCGCACGCGGCCCGTCCGGCCGCTCCCATGCCGCCTCCACCGCCGCTGCAGAGCCGTACGGGCAAGGCCCTCAAGTGGACCGTCTCCGCCCTTCTGATCGCCGCTCTCGGCCTCGGCAGCTGGCAGCTGGCGGACACCCTCCTCAAGGAGGAGAACAAGTCCAGCCCGGGCAAGTCCACCGGTGAGAAGGACGACGGCAAGGGCCTCAAGCCCGTGGCCAAGCCGCTCAGCATCGAGAGCGCCACGGAATTCTCGCCGCTGGACGCGCCCTTCGCCCCGGACAAGGTCGACGGCGCCGTCGACGGCGATACGAACACCGCCTGGGTGACCAAGTTGTTCTACGGCTACCCGAACTTCGGTAACCTGCCCAATCGCAAGCAGGGCAGCGGCATCATCGTCGACCTCGGCAGCGCCAAACGCGTCTCGAGCCTCGACATCGACTTCTACGCCGCCGGCCAGAAGGTGGAAGTCCTCGCCGCCGATCCCTCCGCCTCCGACCCCACCTCACTCAGCGCCTTCTCCAAACGCCTCACCGATCTGAAGAGCGTCGGGAAGAAACTGTCCACCGTTCTCGACAAGCCGGTCCGGACGCGATACGTCCTGGTCCACATCACGGAGCTTCCGGCCAGCACCCCCGATCGCTACCGTGGCGGCATCTCGGAGATCAAGGTCAAGGGCTGA
- the murJ gene encoding murein biosynthesis integral membrane protein MurJ: MNAPYDGDGRVPPPPQPSPHGPHDPYGQEPHQRDPYLGDAQQAPPADPRQSYGQQYYAPDPYLDDSYATGSFTPYPYPTQDRYAHDPLTDPLYDRRSSHAPQQDGYQQQYYQQPPTPQGPDPRAWSPEAAAGHQGTAQQPYTADQAGQGYPGAGGAYGAGEQPQRDAFAHLYRDQQQPYESRPGQGQGYPQGAESYPQGQAPAQGQAPFPGPSRSEPVGATAAAPTVAAPVVTAPATGAEPRKPSAGKGRASSVLQSSALMAAGTLVSRLTGFVRQMVVLAGLGAATLGSTYALAYTLPTMVYILTIGGGLNSVFVPQLVRAMKEDDDGGEAFANRLLTLVMVVLGLLVAVTVLAAPVLIRVMSPTIADNPADNEVAVTFARYCLPTIFFMGIHVVVGQILNARGRFGAMMWTPVLNNIVIIFTFGLFIWVFGTAGSSKMDTTTITAEGIRLLGMGTLLGLIVQSLAMFPYLRATGFRFRPRFDWRGHGLGKAAKLAKWTVLFVLANQAGVLVVTQLSTAAGAEAENQNAPGMSFVGYSSAQLIWGMPQAIITVSVMASLLPRISRAAHDGDAGAVRDDISQGLRTSAVAIVPLAFGFIALGIPMCTLLFGASGTDAAVSMGYILMAFSLGLIPFSVQYVVLRGFYAYEDTRTPFYNTVIIAAVNAAGSGLAYLLLPARWAVAGMAAAYGLAYAIGVGVAWKRLRNRLGGDLDGPRVVRTYTRLVGASVPAALLGGGSAYTIMQTLGMGVVGSVAALLGGGLVLIAVFYIAAKRMRVDELTAMVGMVRGRLGR; this comes from the coding sequence ATGAACGCGCCGTATGACGGTGATGGCCGAGTGCCACCGCCGCCACAGCCGTCCCCTCACGGCCCCCACGACCCTTACGGACAGGAACCCCACCAGCGGGATCCGTATCTGGGCGACGCCCAGCAGGCGCCCCCGGCCGATCCGCGCCAGTCCTACGGCCAGCAGTACTACGCACCTGATCCGTACCTGGACGATTCGTACGCGACGGGCAGCTTCACGCCCTACCCGTATCCGACGCAGGATCGGTACGCCCACGACCCGCTGACGGACCCCCTGTACGACCGGCGCTCCTCCCACGCACCGCAGCAGGACGGCTACCAGCAGCAGTACTACCAGCAGCCCCCCACGCCGCAGGGCCCCGACCCGCGCGCCTGGTCCCCCGAGGCCGCCGCCGGCCACCAGGGCACGGCACAGCAGCCGTATACCGCCGATCAGGCGGGCCAGGGCTATCCGGGGGCCGGTGGCGCCTACGGGGCGGGGGAGCAGCCGCAGCGGGACGCCTTCGCGCACCTCTACCGCGATCAGCAGCAGCCCTATGAGTCCCGGCCCGGCCAGGGCCAGGGCTATCCACAGGGCGCGGAGAGCTACCCCCAGGGCCAGGCGCCCGCTCAGGGGCAGGCGCCGTTCCCCGGACCGTCCAGATCCGAGCCCGTCGGCGCGACGGCCGCCGCCCCCACGGTGGCCGCCCCGGTGGTGACCGCCCCCGCGACCGGGGCCGAGCCGAGGAAGCCCTCAGCGGGCAAGGGCCGCGCGTCCAGCGTGCTCCAGTCCAGCGCGCTGATGGCCGCGGGCACCCTGGTCTCCCGGCTCACCGGCTTCGTCCGGCAGATGGTGGTCCTCGCGGGCCTGGGCGCGGCCACCCTCGGCTCCACCTACGCCCTCGCCTACACGCTGCCGACGATGGTGTACATCCTCACCATCGGCGGCGGTCTGAACTCCGTCTTCGTCCCGCAGCTCGTGCGCGCGATGAAGGAGGACGACGACGGCGGCGAGGCATTCGCCAACCGGCTGCTCACCCTGGTGATGGTGGTGCTCGGCCTCCTGGTCGCGGTGACCGTGCTCGCCGCGCCGGTGCTGATCCGCGTGATGTCGCCGACCATCGCGGACAACCCCGCCGACAACGAGGTCGCGGTCACCTTCGCCCGCTACTGCCTGCCCACCATCTTCTTCATGGGCATTCACGTGGTGGTCGGCCAAATCCTCAACGCCCGGGGCCGGTTCGGGGCGATGATGTGGACCCCGGTCCTGAACAACATCGTCATAATCTTCACCTTCGGCCTGTTCATCTGGGTGTTCGGCACCGCCGGCAGCTCCAAGATGGACACCACGACCATCACCGCCGAAGGCATCCGGCTGCTGGGCATGGGCACCCTGCTGGGGCTCATCGTCCAGTCCCTGGCGATGTTCCCCTACCTGCGTGCCACCGGCTTCCGTTTCCGGCCGCGCTTCGACTGGCGCGGCCACGGCCTCGGCAAGGCCGCCAAGCTGGCCAAGTGGACGGTCCTGTTCGTCCTCGCCAACCAGGCGGGCGTACTGGTCGTGACCCAGCTGTCCACCGCGGCCGGTGCCGAGGCCGAGAACCAGAACGCGCCCGGCATGAGCTTCGTCGGCTACTCCAGCGCCCAGCTCATCTGGGGCATGCCGCAGGCGATCATCACCGTCTCCGTCATGGCCTCGTTGCTGCCCCGGATCTCCCGGGCGGCCCACGACGGGGACGCCGGAGCGGTCCGCGACGACATCTCGCAGGGCCTGCGCACCTCCGCGGTCGCCATCGTCCCGCTCGCCTTCGGCTTCATCGCCCTGGGCATCCCCATGTGCACGCTGCTGTTCGGCGCCTCCGGTACCGACGCGGCGGTCTCCATGGGCTACATCCTCATGGCGTTCAGCCTGGGTCTGATCCCCTTCTCCGTGCAGTACGTCGTCCTCCGCGGCTTCTACGCCTATGAGGACACCCGCACCCCCTTCTACAACACGGTGATCATCGCCGCCGTCAACGCCGCCGGATCCGGGCTCGCCTATCTCCTGCTCCCCGCCCGCTGGGCCGTCGCCGGTATGGCGGCCGCCTACGGCCTGGCCTACGCCATCGGCGTGGGTGTGGCCTGGAAGCGGCTGCGCAACCGGCTGGGCGGCGATCTGGACGGCCCCCGCGTCGTGCGCACCTACACCCGTCTCGTCGGCGCCAGCGTCCCCGCCGCCCTCCTGGGCGGTGGCTCGGCCTACACCATCATGCAGACCCTCGGAATGGGCGTCGTCGGCTCCGTAGCGGCTTTGCTGGGCGGCGGTCTCGTTCTTATCGCGGTCTTCTACATTGCTGCGAAACGGATGCGCGTTGATGAGCTGACGGCCATGGTCGGTATGGTGCGCGGACGACTCGGACGTTGA
- a CDS encoding DUF6049 family protein, with protein sequence MADAADLRGTTSARARRWLRRTAALLAAAPMLAGLAQIPAAPAAHAESKATGSRSVDVSITSLTPTAPKKSDTLTVSGTVTNDTKGTVSDARVGLRVGPTMSGRSAIDTTAHRTGYTEGLDGTEIDGKYAKKIGKLAAGTSRDFSLSIPVDQLHLGENGVYQLGVSLTGGTSHQPWPQVLGIERTFLPWQSGPSQKKSQLTYLWPLISATHVTARTDNDEDRTPIFRDDRLVKELAPGGRLQQMVALGKNLPITWVVDPDLLATVDAMTKKYEVQNPSGNGTRAGRGQTVAKQWLDALQKAVEGKQVVALPFADPDLASLAHRGKNVTGALSHLQGATELASTTVETILGARPRTDFAWPVEGAVDSSIVDVATSAGAHNVIARSDSLRETGGLSYTPTAARQIGGGNTAVVADARLSTAFTGDMSKAENSTLAIQRFLAQSQMINLQAPDRQRSIVVAPQRTPTTSQAQAMAAAMEGLSGQWTQPLSLGQAAKAKPDPSATQRVPSTRSYPRSLRARELPTEAFDRIQETQKTLDNFEPILTAKYRVVTPFGNAIRREMSTSWRSEAQNATGFRHDVQTYLSGLTKKVRLVPKTDMTLSGRSATVPVTVQNNLVQSVELRLVLRSQQGNRLAVSDPQLVNVEGGHSQSVKFGTTANANGPVWVSAQLYTPDGQPYGDEMLFEVNVTEITSTVILVIAGGVLLLVLAGVRIYVQRKRAAARNGEDGGDGEDAEEAHGQDEDDSEAPETDRCDPAHALVPEQPSDPASDTGSQSAGPSGSGEKVDH encoded by the coding sequence GTGGCCGATGCGGCAGACCTCCGGGGGACAACTTCCGCTCGTGCCCGGCGATGGTTGCGGCGCACGGCGGCCCTGCTGGCCGCGGCGCCGATGCTCGCGGGCCTGGCACAGATTCCGGCGGCACCCGCCGCCCACGCCGAGAGCAAGGCCACCGGCTCGCGATCGGTGGATGTCTCCATCACCTCACTGACCCCCACCGCGCCCAAGAAGAGCGACACCCTCACCGTCAGCGGCACCGTCACCAACGACACCAAGGGCACGGTCTCGGACGCCCGTGTGGGCCTCCGCGTCGGCCCGACCATGAGCGGCCGCAGCGCGATCGACACCACGGCCCACCGCACCGGCTATACGGAGGGGCTCGACGGCACCGAGATCGACGGCAAATACGCCAAGAAGATCGGCAAGCTGGCGGCCGGCACCAGCCGTGACTTCTCCCTCTCCATACCGGTGGATCAGTTGCACCTGGGGGAGAACGGCGTCTATCAGCTCGGCGTCTCGCTCACCGGTGGCACTTCCCATCAGCCCTGGCCGCAGGTGCTGGGCATCGAGCGGACCTTCCTGCCCTGGCAGTCGGGCCCGTCCCAGAAGAAGTCCCAGCTCACCTATCTGTGGCCGCTGATCTCCGCCACCCATGTGACCGCCCGCACGGACAACGACGAGGACCGCACCCCGATCTTCCGGGACGACCGCCTGGTCAAGGAGCTGGCCCCGGGCGGTCGGCTGCAGCAGATGGTCGCCCTGGGGAAGAACCTCCCCATCACCTGGGTGGTCGACCCCGACCTGCTCGCCACGGTCGACGCGATGACCAAGAAGTACGAGGTCCAGAACCCCTCGGGCAACGGGACCAGGGCGGGCCGCGGCCAGACCGTCGCCAAGCAGTGGCTGGACGCCCTCCAGAAGGCCGTGGAAGGCAAGCAGGTGGTCGCGCTGCCGTTCGCCGACCCCGACCTCGCCTCGCTCGCCCACCGCGGTAAGAACGTCACCGGCGCCCTCAGCCACCTCCAGGGCGCCACCGAACTCGCCTCGACGACCGTGGAGACCATCCTCGGGGCGCGGCCGCGCACGGACTTCGCCTGGCCCGTCGAGGGCGCGGTCGACTCCTCGATCGTCGACGTCGCCACCTCCGCCGGCGCCCACAACGTGATCGCCCGCAGCGACAGTCTGCGCGAGACCGGCGGGCTCTCCTACACCCCCACCGCGGCCCGCCAGATCGGCGGCGGCAATACGGCGGTGGTCGCCGACGCGCGGCTGTCGACGGCCTTCACCGGCGACATGTCCAAGGCGGAGAACTCCACCCTCGCCATCCAGCGGTTCCTTGCCCAGAGCCAGATGATCAACCTCCAGGCGCCGGACAGGCAGCGCAGCATCGTGGTCGCCCCCCAGCGGACGCCCACCACGAGCCAGGCGCAGGCGATGGCGGCCGCCATGGAGGGCCTCTCCGGGCAGTGGACGCAGCCGCTGAGCCTGGGGCAGGCCGCGAAGGCCAAGCCCGACCCGAGCGCCACCCAGCGGGTGCCGAGCACCCGCTCCTACCCCCGGTCGCTGCGCGCACGGGAGCTGCCCACCGAGGCGTTCGACCGGATCCAGGAGACCCAGAAGACCCTGGACAATTTCGAGCCGATCCTGACCGCCAAATACCGGGTGGTCACCCCCTTCGGGAACGCGATCAGGCGCGAGATGTCGACCTCGTGGCGCAGCGAGGCGCAGAACGCGACCGGCTTCCGGCACGATGTGCAGACCTATCTCTCCGGGCTCACCAAGAAGGTGCGCCTGGTCCCCAAGACCGACATGACCCTCTCCGGGCGCAGCGCGACCGTCCCGGTGACCGTGCAGAACAACCTGGTGCAGAGCGTCGAGCTGCGGCTCGTCCTGCGCTCGCAGCAGGGCAACCGGCTGGCGGTCAGCGACCCCCAGCTGGTCAATGTGGAGGGCGGCCACAGCCAGTCCGTGAAGTTCGGGACCACGGCCAACGCGAACGGCCCGGTGTGGGTCTCGGCGCAGCTCTACACCCCGGACGGCCAGCCGTACGGCGACGAGATGCTGTTCGAGGTGAATGTCACCGAAATCACGTCGACCGTGATTCTCGTGATCGCCGGCGGTGTGCTGCTGCTGGTCCTCGCCGGTGTCCGGATCTATGTGCAGCGCAAGCGCGCGGCCGCCAGGAATGGTGAGGACGGCGGGGACGGGGAAGACGCCGAGGAGGCGCACGGGCAGGATGAGGACGACAGCGAGGCCCCGGAGACCGACCGGTGTGACCCCGCACACGCCCTTGTGCCCGAGCAGCCGAGTGACCCGGCGTCGGACACCGGATCGCAAAGCGCTGGCCCGTCCGGCTCGGGTGAGAAAGTGGACCATTGA
- a CDS encoding CCA tRNA nucleotidyltransferase produces the protein MPNANNDSRSPQSTNELSQVQRRAVGELLRVSPVADDLARRFQQAGFRLALVGGSVRDALLGRLGNDLDFTTDARPDEVLKIVRPWADAVWDVGIAFGTVGCRKGMSPGSGSDQSFQIEITTYRSEAYDRTSRKPEVSYGDSIEEDLVRRDFTVNAMAVALPQKEFIDPHHGLEDLAARVLRTPGTPEESFSDDPLRMMRAARFAAQLDFEVAPEVVAAMTAMAERIDIVSAERVRDELNKLVLADHPRKGLRLLVETGLADRVLPELPALRLERDEHHRHKDVYEHSLTVLDQAMDLETEGPDLTLRLAALLHDIGKPKTRRFEKDGRVSFHHHEVVGAKMTKYRMTRLKYSNELIKEVSRLVELHLRFHGYGTGEWTDSAVRRYVRDAGPLLDRLHKLTRSDCTTRNRRKATALSRAYDGLEERIARLQEQEELDAIRPDLDGNEIMKILGIPPGPQVGKAYKHLLELRLEHGPMERDAVISALQEWWEAQPEG, from the coding sequence GTGCCGAACGCCAACAATGACAGCCGATCCCCGCAGTCGACCAACGAGCTCAGCCAGGTGCAGCGCCGCGCCGTGGGCGAGCTCCTGCGGGTCTCACCCGTTGCCGACGATCTTGCCCGTCGTTTCCAGCAGGCCGGTTTCCGCCTGGCCCTGGTCGGCGGCTCGGTACGGGACGCGCTGCTCGGCCGGCTCGGTAACGATCTGGATTTCACGACGGACGCACGGCCGGACGAGGTATTGAAGATCGTACGGCCCTGGGCGGACGCGGTCTGGGACGTCGGCATCGCCTTCGGTACGGTCGGCTGCCGAAAGGGCATGTCGCCAGGAAGCGGGTCGGATCAGAGCTTCCAGATCGAAATCACAACTTATCGGTCAGAAGCCTACGACCGGACATCTCGGAAGCCCGAGGTGTCCTACGGCGACTCCATCGAGGAGGACCTGGTCCGCCGGGACTTCACGGTCAACGCGATGGCGGTGGCGCTTCCGCAGAAGGAGTTCATCGACCCGCACCACGGTCTGGAGGATCTCGCCGCCCGGGTGCTGCGCACTCCGGGGACGCCCGAGGAGTCCTTCTCCGACGATCCGCTGCGGATGATGCGTGCCGCGCGCTTCGCCGCGCAGCTGGACTTCGAGGTGGCCCCCGAGGTCGTCGCCGCGATGACGGCGATGGCCGAGCGCATCGACATCGTCTCGGCGGAGCGGGTGCGTGATGAACTCAACAAGCTGGTCCTGGCCGATCACCCCCGCAAGGGGCTGCGGCTGCTGGTGGAGACCGGGCTCGCCGACCGCGTCCTGCCGGAGCTTCCGGCGCTGCGCTTGGAGCGCGATGAGCACCACCGCCACAAGGATGTCTACGAGCACTCGCTGACGGTGCTGGACCAGGCCATGGACCTGGAGACCGAGGGTCCCGATCTGACGCTGCGGCTGGCCGCGCTGCTGCATGACATCGGCAAGCCCAAGACGCGCCGCTTCGAGAAGGACGGCCGGGTCTCCTTCCACCACCACGAGGTGGTGGGGGCCAAGATGACCAAGTACCGGATGACGAGGCTCAAGTACTCCAATGAGCTGATCAAGGAGGTCTCCCGCCTGGTCGAGCTGCATCTGCGCTTCCACGGCTATGGCACGGGGGAATGGACCGACTCCGCGGTCCGCCGCTACGTCCGTGACGCCGGGCCGCTGCTCGACCGGCTGCACAAGCTGACCCGCTCGGACTGCACCACGCGCAATCGGCGGAAGGCGACGGCGCTCTCGCGTGCGTACGACGGTCTCGAGGAACGCATCGCCCGGCTGCAGGAGCAGGAAGAGCTGGACGCGATCCGCCCGGATCTGGATGGCAACGAGATCATGAAGATCCTCGGCATCCCCCCGGGGCCGCAGGTCGGCAAGGCGTACAAGCATCTGCTGGAGCTGCGGCTGGAGCACGGCCCGATGGAACGGGACGCCGTGATCTCCGCGCTTCAGGAGTGGTGGGAAGCTCAGCCGGAGGGCTGA
- a CDS encoding MFS transporter has product MPVVRDLRVLLQLRDFRRLLAIRLLSQSADGVYQVALATYVVFSPEKETSATAIASAMAVLLLPYSLLGPFAGVLLDRWRRRQVLLYGNLLRSGLAAGTAVLVLGQVPEWLFYVSALSVTAVNRFVLAGLSAALPRVVDSQERLVMANSLSPTAGTLAATAGGSLAFIVRLSGPGGTSSDALVVLVGAALYLIAGLTALLMAPGLLGPDPAALQPRLSAALMSTARGLVAGVRHLLERRDPTVALTAMTLMRFCYGALTVTVLMLCRYAWADTESQGLALLGLAVGVSGAGFFAAAVITPWAVTRLGARSPAQPDGRLSWVMVCAGSAALLEPGLGLPFEPAPMLIAAFVLGLITQGAKIATDTVVQSSIADDFRGRIFSLYDVLFNVAFVGAAAVAAVILPPDGRSAALLICVALLYAATTLLVRFHVKHDRQSAKRVDVSRET; this is encoded by the coding sequence ATGCCTGTTGTGCGTGATCTCCGCGTACTGCTGCAACTGCGGGACTTCCGCCGCCTCCTGGCCATCCGGCTGCTGTCCCAGTCGGCCGACGGCGTCTACCAGGTGGCGCTCGCCACCTATGTGGTCTTCTCCCCGGAGAAGGAGACCTCCGCCACGGCCATCGCCTCCGCCATGGCCGTCCTGCTGCTCCCCTACTCCCTGCTCGGCCCCTTCGCCGGGGTGCTGCTGGACCGCTGGCGCAGGCGGCAGGTGCTGCTCTACGGCAATCTGCTGCGCTCGGGGCTGGCCGCCGGAACCGCCGTGCTGGTGCTGGGCCAGGTGCCGGAGTGGCTCTTCTATGTCTCGGCCCTGTCGGTGACGGCCGTCAACCGCTTTGTGCTGGCCGGACTTTCGGCGGCCCTGCCCCGGGTCGTGGACAGCCAGGAGCGCCTGGTCATGGCCAACTCCCTCTCACCCACGGCCGGAACGCTCGCCGCCACGGCCGGGGGCAGCCTCGCCTTCATCGTCCGGCTGTCGGGCCCGGGAGGCACCTCCTCGGACGCGCTCGTCGTCCTGGTGGGCGCCGCGCTCTATCTCATCGCCGGGCTCACGGCCCTGCTGATGGCACCGGGTCTGCTGGGGCCGGACCCCGCGGCCCTTCAGCCCCGCCTCTCCGCGGCCCTGATGAGCACCGCGCGGGGCCTGGTCGCGGGCGTACGCCATCTGCTGGAGCGCCGGGATCCCACCGTGGCGCTCACCGCGATGACACTGATGCGCTTCTGCTACGGCGCGCTCACGGTGACGGTGCTGATGCTCTGCCGCTACGCATGGGCCGACACCGAGTCCCAGGGGCTCGCACTTCTGGGGCTGGCCGTCGGCGTCTCGGGGGCGGGCTTCTTCGCCGCGGCGGTGATCACGCCATGGGCGGTGACCCGGCTCGGGGCCCGTTCACCCGCCCAGCCGGACGGACGGCTTTCCTGGGTGATGGTGTGCGCCGGGAGCGCGGCCCTCCTGGAACCGGGGCTCGGACTGCCCTTCGAGCCCGCCCCCATGCTGATCGCCGCGTTTGTCCTCGGGCTGATCACCCAGGGCGCGAAGATCGCCACCGACACCGTGGTGCAGTCCTCCATCGCCGATGACTTCCGCGGGCGGATCTTCTCCCTCTACGACGTGCTGTTCAATGTCGCCTTCGTGGGAGCCGCGGCGGTCGCCGCGGTGATACTGCCGCCGGACGGCAGATCGGCCGCACTGCTGATCTGTGTGGCGCTGCTCTACGCGGCCACCACGCTCCTGGTGAGGTTTCACGTGAAACATGACCGGCAGAGCGCCAAGCGGGTCGATGTTTCACGTGAAACGTGA
- a CDS encoding inositol-3-phosphate synthase, giving the protein MGSVRVAIVGVGNCAASLVQGVEYYKDADPDTRVPGLMHVQFGDYHVKDVEFVAAFDVDAKKVGLDLADAIGASENNTIKICDVPTAGVTVQRGHTLDGLGKYYRETIDESDEAPVDVVQVLKDKQVDVLVCYLPVGSEDAAKYYAQCAIDAKVAFVNALPVFIAGTKEWADKFTEAGVPIVGDDIKSQVGATITHRVMAKLFEDRGVVLDRTMQLNVGGNMDFKNMLERERLESKKISKTQAVTSQIPDRDLGADNVHIGPSDFVAWLDDRKWAYVRLEGRAFGDVPLNLEYKLEVWDSPNSAGVIIDALRAAKIAKDRGIGGPILSASSYFMKSPPVQYFDNEARENVEKFIRGEVER; this is encoded by the coding sequence ATGGGTTCGGTTCGTGTAGCCATCGTCGGCGTGGGCAACTGCGCCGCCTCGCTGGTGCAGGGCGTCGAGTACTACAAGGACGCCGACCCGGACACCCGCGTGCCGGGTCTGATGCACGTGCAGTTCGGCGACTACCACGTGAAGGACGTGGAGTTCGTGGCCGCCTTCGACGTGGACGCGAAGAAGGTCGGCCTGGACCTCGCGGACGCCATCGGCGCCAGCGAGAACAACACCATCAAGATCTGTGACGTGCCGACGGCCGGTGTCACGGTCCAGCGCGGCCACACGCTCGACGGACTCGGCAAGTACTACCGCGAGACCATCGACGAGTCCGACGAGGCCCCGGTCGACGTCGTCCAGGTCCTCAAGGACAAGCAGGTCGACGTTCTGGTCTGCTACCTGCCGGTCGGCTCCGAGGACGCCGCCAAGTACTACGCCCAGTGCGCCATCGACGCGAAGGTCGCCTTCGTCAACGCCCTCCCGGTCTTCATCGCCGGCACCAAGGAGTGGGCGGACAAGTTCACCGAGGCCGGGGTGCCGATCGTCGGTGACGACATCAAGTCGCAGGTCGGCGCGACCATCACGCACCGCGTGATGGCCAAGCTGTTCGAGGACCGGGGCGTCGTCCTGGACCGCACCATGCAGCTGAACGTCGGCGGCAACATGGACTTCAAGAACATGCTCGAGCGGGAGCGCCTGGAGTCCAAGAAGATCTCCAAGACCCAGGCCGTCACCTCCCAGATCCCCGACCGCGACCTCGGCGCCGACAACGTCCACATCGGCCCCTCGGACTTCGTGGCCTGGCTGGACGACCGCAAGTGGGCCTATGTCCGCCTGGAGGGCCGTGCGTTCGGCGATGTCCCGCTGAACCTGGAGTACAAGCTCGAGGTGTGGGACTCCCCGAACTCCGCGGGTGTCATCATCGACGCGCTGCGCGCCGCGAAGATCGCCAAGGACCGCGGCATCGGCGGCCCGATCCTCTCGGCCTCCTCGTACTTCATGAAGTCGCCTCCGGTGCAGTACTTCGACAACGAGGCGCGGGAGAACGTGGAGAAGTTCATCAGGGGCGAGGTCGAGCGCTGA